One Pseudomonas tolaasii NCPPB 2192 genomic window carries:
- a CDS encoding mannitol dehydrogenase family protein: MKLNKQNLTQLAPEVKIPAYAIADTRQGIAHIGVGGFHRAHQAYYTDALMNTGEGLDWSICGVGLRAEDRKARDDLAGQDYLFTLYELGDTDDTEVRVIGSISDMLLAEDSAQALIDKLASPEIRIVSLTITEGGYCIDDSNGEFMAHLPQIQHDLANPGAPKTVFGFICAALTRRRAAGTPVFTVMSCDNLPHNGAVTRKALLAFAALHNADLADWIAANVSFPNAMVDRITPMTSTAHRLQLHDEHGVDDAWPVVCEPFVQWVLEDKFVNGRPAWEKVGVQFTNDVTPYEEMKIGLLNGSHLALTYLGFLKGYRFVHDTMNDPVFVAYMRAYMDLDVTPNLAPVPGIDLTDYKQTLVDRFSNQAIADQLERVCSDGSSKFPKFTVPTINRLIADGRETERAALVVAAWALYLKGVDENGVSYKIPDPRAEFCHGLVSDDALISQRLLGVEEIFGTAIPNSPEFVAAFERCFVSLRDKGVTETLQNLLKDPA, encoded by the coding sequence ATGAAACTGAATAAACAGAACCTCACTCAGTTGGCGCCGGAAGTCAAAATCCCGGCCTACGCCATTGCCGATACCCGCCAGGGCATCGCCCATATCGGCGTCGGCGGTTTCCACCGCGCGCACCAGGCGTATTACACCGATGCGCTGATGAATACCGGCGAGGGCCTGGACTGGAGCATTTGCGGCGTGGGCCTGCGCGCCGAGGACCGCAAGGCCCGCGACGACCTGGCCGGCCAGGACTACCTGTTCACCCTGTATGAACTGGGCGACACCGACGACACCGAAGTGCGCGTGATCGGCTCGATCAGCGACATGCTGCTGGCCGAAGACAGCGCCCAGGCGCTGATCGACAAGCTGGCCAGCCCCGAGATCCGCATCGTCTCGCTGACCATCACCGAAGGCGGCTACTGCATCGACGACAGCAACGGCGAGTTCATGGCCCACCTGCCGCAGATCCAGCACGACCTGGCCAACCCCGGCGCGCCGAAAACCGTGTTCGGTTTCATCTGCGCCGCGCTGACCCGACGCCGCGCCGCCGGCACTCCGGTGTTTACCGTGATGTCCTGCGATAACCTGCCGCACAACGGCGCGGTCACCCGCAAGGCGCTGCTGGCGTTCGCCGCGCTGCACAATGCCGACCTGGCTGACTGGATCGCCGCCAACGTGAGCTTTCCGAATGCCATGGTCGACCGCATCACCCCCATGACCAGCACCGCCCACCGCCTGCAATTGCACGACGAGCATGGTGTCGACGATGCCTGGCCGGTGGTGTGCGAACCCTTTGTGCAATGGGTGCTGGAAGACAAATTCGTCAACGGCCGCCCGGCCTGGGAAAAGGTCGGCGTGCAGTTCACCAACGACGTGACGCCTTATGAAGAGATGAAAATCGGCTTGCTCAATGGCAGCCACCTGGCCCTCACTTACCTGGGTTTTCTCAAGGGCTACCGGTTCGTGCACGACACCATGAACGACCCGGTATTCGTGGCTTACATGCGCGCTTACATGGACCTGGACGTCACGCCCAACTTGGCGCCCGTGCCTGGCATCGACCTGACCGACTACAAGCAGACCCTGGTGGACCGCTTCTCCAACCAGGCGATTGCCGACCAGCTGGAACGCGTGTGTTCCGATGGTTCGTCGAAGTTTCCCAAGTTCACCGTGCCGACCATCAACCGCCTGATTGCCGACGGGCGCGAGACCGAGCGTGCCGCCCTGGTGGTGGCCGCGTGGGCCCTGTATTTGAAGGGCGTGGACGAGAATGGCGTGAGCTACAAGATCCCGGACCCGCGTGCCGAATTTTGCCATGGACTGGTGAGCGACGACGCACTGATCAGCCAACGCCTGCTGGGGGTGGAGGAGATTTTCGGGACGGCTATTCCCAATTCGCCAGAGTTTGTGGCAGCGTTTGAGCGGTGTTTTGTGAGTTTGCGTGACAAGGGTGTTACCGAAACCCTGCAAAATCTCCTGAAGGATCCGGCTTAA
- the xylB gene encoding xylulokinase, which translates to MTRQNLFLGIDCGTQGTKAIVLDAASGKVLGLGAAAHTLISGANGRREQHTQEWLDAFTEATHRALQQAGVDGQDILGIGVSGQQHGLVLLDEQGEVLRPAKLWCDTETAPENDRLLTYLGGEQASLERLGVAIAPGYTVSKLLWTREQHPDVFARIAHILLPHDYLNYWLTGRAVAEYGDASGTGYFNVRTREWDVELLKHIDPSGRLQAALPPLVEADRTVGTILPAIAERLGINPNAVVSSGGGDNMMGAIGTGNIAPGVITMSLGSSGTVYAFADQPNVSPQASVATFCSSSGGWLPLICTMNLTNATGVIRELFDLDLTAFNALVAEAPIGADGVSMLPFLNGERVPALPHATGSLHGLTMTNLTRANLCRAVVEGTTFGLRYGLDLLRQTGLQSLRIRLIGGGSKSPVWRQMVADIMNTEVVCTEQSEAAALGAAIQAAWSQSGEPLASLCDKCVSVDPASRTLPVAAHVSAYQQAYERYQQLVATL; encoded by the coding sequence ATGACCCGGCAAAACCTGTTTCTCGGCATCGACTGCGGCACCCAGGGCACCAAGGCCATCGTTCTCGATGCCGCGAGCGGCAAGGTGCTGGGCCTGGGCGCAGCGGCACACACACTGATCAGTGGCGCCAATGGCCGCCGCGAACAACACACCCAGGAATGGCTGGACGCCTTCACCGAAGCCACCCATCGCGCCTTGCAACAGGCCGGGGTGGACGGCCAGGACATCCTCGGCATCGGCGTATCCGGCCAGCAACACGGCCTGGTGCTATTGGACGAGCAAGGTGAAGTGCTGCGCCCGGCCAAGCTGTGGTGCGACACCGAAACCGCGCCGGAAAACGACCGCCTGCTGACGTATCTGGGCGGCGAACAGGCCTCGCTGGAACGCCTCGGCGTCGCGATTGCGCCGGGCTACACCGTGTCGAAGCTGTTGTGGACCCGCGAACAGCACCCGGACGTGTTCGCGCGCATCGCCCATATCCTGCTGCCCCACGATTATCTGAATTACTGGCTCACCGGCCGCGCTGTCGCGGAATACGGCGACGCCTCCGGCACCGGTTATTTCAACGTACGCACCCGTGAATGGGACGTGGAACTGCTCAAGCACATCGACCCCAGCGGGCGCCTCCAAGCCGCGTTGCCGCCACTGGTCGAGGCCGACCGAACCGTCGGCACGATTCTGCCGGCCATTGCCGAACGGCTGGGCATCAACCCGAATGCGGTGGTGTCCAGCGGCGGTGGCGACAACATGATGGGCGCCATCGGCACCGGTAATATCGCCCCCGGCGTGATCACCATGAGCCTCGGCTCATCGGGCACCGTGTATGCGTTTGCCGACCAACCGAACGTGAGCCCGCAGGCTTCGGTGGCGACGTTCTGCTCCTCCAGCGGCGGCTGGCTGCCGTTGATCTGCACCATGAACCTGACCAACGCCACCGGGGTGATCCGCGAGTTGTTCGACCTCGACCTGACGGCGTTCAACGCGCTGGTCGCCGAAGCCCCGATTGGCGCCGACGGCGTGAGCATGCTGCCGTTCCTCAATGGTGAGCGCGTGCCCGCCCTGCCCCATGCCACCGGCAGCCTGCACGGGCTGACCATGACCAACCTGACCCGCGCCAACCTGTGTCGCGCTGTGGTCGAAGGCACCACCTTCGGGCTGCGTTACGGCCTGGACCTGCTGCGCCAGACCGGCCTGCAAAGCCTGCGTATCCGCCTGATCGGCGGCGGTTCGAAAAGCCCGGTGTGGCGGCAGATGGTCGCCGATATCATGAACACCGAGGTGGTCTGCACCGAACAAAGCGAAGCGGCGGCACTCGGTGCGGCGATCCAGGCGGCGTGGAGCCAGTCCGGCGAGCCCCTGGCCAGCCTTTGCGATAAATGTGTGAGCGTCGACCCCGCCAGCCGTACGCTGCCGGTGGCCGCGCATGTGAGCGCCTATCAACAGGCCTATGAGCGCTATCAACAACTCGTGGCAACCCTTTAA